Proteins found in one Planococcus citri chromosome 2, ihPlaCitr1.1, whole genome shotgun sequence genomic segment:
- the LOC135838157 gene encoding serine-rich adhesin for platelets-like isoform X1, which produces MAGNIDGSNDLNTIHDEDTLRHMWQETEDFGRKKEIRLRMYKLREERLKSYYIKRETNTSTSSSSSSHTNSKSMITSSHTDSLNDRGFMSAKTNEIRDSTSPALELLGQKTYQLETKVTSKSKTTADDIVSKAYSTKENNIQQQQYSTSQCNVLDKQVETSSHLLGQFQSSSITDNVTNILDTASIPHSNDISNQIVKSTVTTGQQLTTEMEKSSCKEHNLQQQRQIINENAKILYKSQCGINNSDEQNSASEHTSTEKMNILVVPTRQIEKTNSSHHHISQQLSDDTIKRSTTTVVNHHINIDNSYLDSSAATNEHHNVNLSVDLDCVTQPAATNVQISKISQDVSATHNAFASSLRASASPSPTPSSGFCVSRQASPSPKSSTGHSSPEKTPRVSPEKQVYDHISSKLTASFRNRIASTSTHHSSSSSHTPGGAEKVLSIQLQPCFTSEYDSDDSSATYKKIDTEIKVVDKRSSNGMLKTSHRQQLQKDSYGKLQQNRDLIVANTSKPSEQEINRDNSSCNLSRNSKMQTQTQSRRQSYPPHRSDGVTPQATHTVEQRSFSQNVPQHALKLNPVCTSSSSIQRNTRITSRKNSQVERDSKENKTSDMQQKQKQRESSHSPTKSSIVHKDHKDMQKGTPLISCVAANLDKIPNDSVPKTFTPTATLKPRPSPQKGEIKKCATLPAKSKTPPNSKLTSSQENESDTSTSSSSSTSSLSDEMENYDSIGGSGVTIEEIIDADDNKETQVQQQKIGLLQSTVHQMVKPLSTTTGTLLPQESSPMSHKLDDKQIKSLEEIDDEQKQSSHLTHFELIKDESMEQPSTEMIVKQRKIIKEGEIDGSIPPVEVVLGKQAAKLFTHNQQPKEKQLLPVQQQKKQQLQQANRISTLKDENTALLKQNKRGHLQKMTPVKIVTTTKSTSNNNFGTTPTSTSRPRSNRQQLTSVEINARNGPSKALAGRVKATESSTIKSPNKLVCGTPHMSMQLPSLKKTTTLSLQMTPHKLNSIPTSSNKKQKKERLSPNLNNTVKDVKQKLWKEGKQKPSPSSRKPLGKTPLSNLNNIARNEKKLGKKDVQKISPSSRKSSDYTLPKRTKEHTQIVDEPAKYPLKRPSTTKVANRGEKVQSACKTQPFPNKAKMKKPKSTSILLGNVGHKTDGNCGDLYSKPKNECKYPRHTTRKVKTSTIKQSQTPQSKLKLHNESNTTKASYRNHTSTKPQSKFNKTVAPSSPVMPTLPRCDVKTNREQPLPLSAQPRAKKLFTLTQTSPSVDKKTHPRKDTPNITPSKYKVVATTTPTTRIHNQSRSNKGTTKVVQSKSSKLGINTHPMRLSNKSTLSSNTSNDVLLHLEDVDQDLETQTENVDTAEIHTLEHQQQQQNQNLNVIVRMPSSSRETTPNLPNTECESYPKVVDDEDGDTACPRYADRVIESDDLVTLKRITVPRFEKITHLEEDDQQDETCDKVQQLQSPTKKCEKMLTPTQQTTHINVAKRVSQFQDGHRTFDTTTEPQMTYTHQTHSDGKNVRETKKIWEQEAEADRKKRICKLTDTNENTTLITPSYDSDTNTDNRVTHHKIVSKKLADDDYRLFEAEHASNISQVKQQSTDEAEPRENKTKTSNSTYNQTQNQFHVTNASKIEGVETYQEGGKPLPKTKPIVAENSLTESTSVTNYNSKFVTDATIKGKNVCNGTSGKTSASTKSNRIQPDSVGLSPKPIKMTTVEIKPSKQFDHTAIIRFDQRIAPDEQQPKAESRNYNRKTTPNDDSRSRSRSTSNSSRATKSSPSPTKVDSRNEYQSQHSLITRGNRKLFSGHPIKTKVAKAATPESPHKASAVKSSQRLLQHQTQTGSQTQQRSTDTSEEKRSSTVTTTTTTTTTLPITTSWQQMKEIEEIDDLELLQAMLEEETRYDRRSKIRAQIRAIRREMELRMKKSPSKSPSPEKWLSAQSSTPLSNVRVDKTQYETATMVDTDRRERAKKRLFAAPTTTTPADSNYSAQMSSHGTVSLRNLTTTATTYEKNADNTNAINSGTRAPTKTHSTTKSANADSIRSSNSASTSTSASVYCSRTAMVRSYDKDGKVSVLQEQIDGQIVAKNGREPVGRITHTRIGYETAAKSRRSVSPTTPTPTSTPTQRRISGQRNSNSTSTAKGLSSTSSLIRKLSNERFEKAQRKFNGNCDMGGAGDDTPNSSRRDSTRTTNNAIATTIYTEHGHRSPPPPPPPPTKHHYDHYDDHYDADATADVQTRNYLAQRTQNAGYNEEANQTTIASHTHTQTHTQRSNITYETTWSSSSSSSLSQRQEYRGDQTNREENIESDSYRSGLAVKDGVADSIAALDHHQQTTLDESGRYCGNDTAANRQSRVVQTQTQTQTPPSLISSTPAAVSLKSYIDYAGQRSRDVRSQSASTVAHATATAVKTSSSVSLSRNAMATTDPDSATQTTEPDSAERVIDTSSSSSPTTFETRRQQTESRLAASASIASKQDYTTTTTTTSSSSSHTVESKCATETSTRTRTSATSTTNSSRIHKANSVTSPFAKFRQLDRQNSLPSSANAAAAATTTTTTTRTSILNFADSNLTRSASSIKDRLLNWVKAQTRDYQNVQIDNFSTSWNNGLAFCALIHHFCPYAFDYDKLTPQQRRYNFELAFRIAEQEAGIVPLLDVDDMVIMKRPDWKCVFTYVQTIYQRFYASPEANAL; this is translated from the exons ATGGCCGGCAACATTGACGGTAGCAACGATTTGAATACAATACACGACGAAGATACGCTAAGGCACATG tGGCAAGAAACGGAAGATTTTGGGCGTAAGAAAGAGATACGTTTACGAATGTACAAATTGCGTGAAGAACGTCTGAAAAGTTACTACATTAAACGTGAAACCAACACCAGTACCAGCAGTAGTAGCAGCAGTCATACAAATAGTAAATCAATGATTACTTCTTCACACACAGATTCTCTGAATGATCGAGGTTTCATGTCAgccaaaacaaatgaaattcGTGACTCAACATCACCAGCATTGGAGCTGCTAGGGCAAAAAACATATCAGTTGGAAACAAAAGTCACTAGTAAGAGCAAAACTACCGCTGATGACATAGTCTCTAAAGCATACTCTACAAAAGAGAATAACATCCAGCAACAGCAGTATTCTACTAGCCAGTGTAATGTACTTGACAAACAAGTTGAAACATCCTCTCACTTACTAGGCCAGTTTCAGAGCTCTTCAATAACGGACAATGTGACTAACATACTCGATACTGCGAGTATACCACATTCCAATGATATCAGCAACCAAATTGTCAAGAGTACAGTAACAACAGGTCAACAGTTGACTACTGAAATGGAGAAGTCATCCTGCAAAGAGCACAACTTACAGCAGCAGAGACAAATAATCAATGAGAAcgcaaaaattttgtacaaaagtcAGTGCGGAATAAACAATAGTGATGAACAAAACTCCGCCTCAGAGCACACGTCTACAGAGAAAATGAACATACTAGTTGTCCCAACCaggcaaattgaaaaaacaaacagtAGCCACCATCATATAAGCCAACAGCTTTCCGATGATACAATTAAAAGGAGTACAACAACAGTTGTTAACCATCACATCAATATTGACAACAGCTATCTTGATAGTAGTGCAGCAACCAACGAGCACCATAATGTCAATTTGTCAGTTGATTTAGATTGTGTGACACAACCAGCAGCTACTAATGTGCAGataagtaaaatttctcaagatGTTAGCGCTACCCATAATGCATTTGCCAGTTCTTTGCGTGCTAGTGCTAGTCCAAGCCCAACACCAAGCAGCGGATTTTGCGTTAGTAGACAAGCATCACCATCACCCAAGTCTTCAACTGGACATTCCAGTCCTGAAAAAACACCTAGAGTGAGCCCTGAAAAACAAGTTTACGACCATATTAGCAGTAAACTAACAGCCAGCTTTCGAAACCGTATAGCTTCTACTAGTACTCACCACTCCTCGTCATCATCACACACACCTGGTGGTGCAGAAAAAGTTCTATCAATTCAACTGCAACCTTGTTTTACGAGCGAGTATGATTCTGATGATTCCAGCGCAACATATAAAAAGATAGACACTGAGATTAAAGTAGTTGACAAGAGATCATCCAATGGTATGCTTAAAACCTCACATCGTCAACAGTTACAAAAGGATAGTTATGGCAAATTACAACAAAATAGGGATTTGATAGTAGCAAATACTTCAAAACCATCTGAGCAGGAAATCAACAGAGACAATAGCAGCTGCAACTTATCTAGAAATTCCAAAATGCAGACGCAGACTCAATCGAGACGCCAGTCATATCCTCCTCACAGGTCTGATGGGGTTACACCGCAAGCAACACACACAGTTGAACAGAggtcattttcacaaaatgttcCTCAACATGCGTTGAAGTTGAATCCAGTATGTACATCTTCCTCATCAATTCAACGCAATACTCGCATAACTAGTAGAAAAAACAGTCAGGTGGAGAGAGACAGTAAGGAAAATAAAACATCAGATATGCAACAGAAACAGAAACAAAGGGAGTCCAGTCACAGTCCAACAAAGAGTAGTATTGTTCACAAAGATCACAAAGACATGCAGAAAGGAACTCCTCTCATAAGCTGCGTAGCAGCCAACCTTGACAAAATTCCTAATGACTCTGTTCCTAAAACATTTACACCTACTGCTACTTTGAAGCCAAGACCTTCTCCCCAGAAAGGCGAGATCAAAAAATGTGCCACATTACctgcaaaatcaaaaacaccCCCAAACTCCAAACTTACAAGCTCGCAAGAGAATGAGAGTGATACCTCAACATCTAGCTCGAGCTCTACTTCATCATTAAGCGATGAGATGGAAAATTATGATAGCATTGGTGGTAGTGGCGTTACTATTGAAGAGATTATCGATGCTGATGATAACAAAGAAACACAGGTGCAACAACAAAAGATTGGTCTTTTACAATCCACAGTTCATCAAATGGTGAAACCATTATCCACCACAACGGGTACCCTACTCCCGCAAGAATCATCTCCAATGTCTCACAAGCTAGATGACAAGCAAATCAAAAGCCTGGAAGAGATTGATGATGAGCAGAAACAGTCGAGCCACCTCACACATTTTGAACTGATCAAAGATGAGAGCATGGAACAGCCCAGTACTGAAATGATTGTAAAACAGCGAAAAATCATTAAGGAAGGGGAAATTGATGGTAGTATTCCACCAGTAGAAGTTGTACTTGGTAAGCAGGCTGCCAAACTCTTCACTCATAACCAACAACCAAAAGAGAAGCAGCTGCTGCCAGTGCAACAGcagaaaaaacaacaattacAACAGGCCAATAGGATCTCTACCCTAAAAGATGAAAACACTGCCCTATTGAAACAGAATAAGCGaggtcatcttcaaaaaatgacaccTGTAAAAATAGTTACTACAACAAAGTCTACTAGCAACAATAATTTTGGTACTACCCCAACAAGTACCAGTAGGCCAAGGTCAAATAGACAACAGTTAACTTCAGTTGAAATAAATGCAAGAAATGGACCATCAAAAGCACTCGCAGGCAGAGTGAAAGCTACAGAGAGTTCAACCATCAAGTCTCCTAATAAACTTGTATGTGGAACACCCCATATGTCTATGCAACTACCCAGCTTGAAGAAAACTACAACACTGAGCTTACAAATGACACCGCACAAGTTGAATTCCATTCCCACCTCCTCaaataagaaacaaaaaaaggaaagatTATCCCCAAATTTGAACAATACTGTGAAAGATGTAAAACAGAAATTGTGGAAAGAAGGTAAGCAAAAACCATCTCCAAGTAGTAGAAAACCACTCGGTAAAACTCCGTtatcaaatttgaataatattgccagaaatgaaaagaaattggggaaaaaagaTGTGCAAAAAATATCACCAAGTAGTAGAAAATCATCGGATTACACATTACCTAAGAGGACAAAAGAACACACTCAAATTGTTGACGAGCCAGCAAAATACCCGCTAAAAAGGCCATCTACTACCAAGGTTGCCAATAGAGGTGAGAAAGTACAATCTGCTTGTAAGACACAACCATTCCCTAACAAGGCTAAAATGAAGAAACCAAAATCAACTAGTATTCTTCTGGGAAATGTTGGACATAAAACTGATGGCAACTGCGGTGATTTGTACTCTAAGCCCAAGAATGAGTGCAAGTACCCCAGACATACTACTCGTAAAGTGAAAACCTCAACTATAAAACAAAGTCAAACACCCCAGTCCAAGTTGAAGCTACACAATGAAAGTAATACCACCAAAGCTAGCTACCGAAATCATACAAGCACCAAACCTCAATCTAAGTTCAACAAAACAGTAGCACCATCCTCACCAGTAATGCCAACTTTGCCTAGATGTGATGTAAAAACTAATAGGGAACAACCCCTACCCCTGTCAGCACAACCTAGAGCAAAGAAACTGTTCACATTGACTCAAACCTCACCCAgtgttgacaaaaaaacacacccCCGTAAAGATACACCCAACATAACACCATCAAAATATAAAGTGGTTGCCACTACCACCCCTACTACCCGCATACATAATCAAAGTAGATCAAACAAAGGTACTACTAAAGTAGTACAATCAAAGTCTTCTAAACTAGGAATTAATACACACCCTATGCGATTGTCCAATAAGTCCACTTTGAGTAGTAATACCTCTAACGATGTTCTATTGCATTTAGAGGATGTTGACCAAGATTTGGAAACCCAAACAGAAAATGTAGATACTGCAGAAATACATACTCTCGAGCATCAACAACAGCAACAGAATCAGAATTTAAACGTTATAGTGAGAATGCCATCATCATCGCGTGAAACCACACCTAACTTGCCCAACACAGAGTGCGAGTCATATCCAAAAGTAGTAGATGATGAGGATGGTGATACTGCATGTCCCAGGTATGCGGATCGTGTGATCGAGTCTGATGATTTGGTTACATTAAAGAGGATCACAGTGccacgatttgaaaaaatcacacactTGGAAGAAGATGATCAACAGGATGAAACCTGCGACAAAGTACAACAGTTGCAATCACCAACAAAGAAATGTGAGAAGATGCTTACACCTACGCAACAAACTACCCATATTAATGTGGCCAAACGAGTTAGTCAATTCCAGGATGGGCATCGTACCTTCGATACTACCACTGAGCCACAAATGACTTATACCCATCAGACCCACAGTGATGGAAAGAATGTacgtgaaacaaaaaaaatatgggagCAGGAGGCAGAGGCTGATCGAAAAAAACGCATTTGCAAATTAACAGACACAAATGAAAATACAACATTAATAACACCTTCATACGACTCTGATACCAATACTGACAATCGAGTTACGCATCATAAAATTGTATCGAAGAAATTGGCTGATGATGATTATAGATTATTTGAAGCTGAACACGCTTCAAACATTTCCCAAGTAAAACAACAATCAACCGATGAAGCTGAACCGAgagaaaataaaactaaaaccTCAAATTCAACTTACAATCAAACACAGAATCAGTTTCATGTTACAAACGCGAGCAAAATTGAAGGAGTGGAAACATACCAGGAGGGTGGTAAACCCCTGCCAAAAACAAAGCCAATTGTAGCGGAAAACTCATTGACAGAGAGCACATCCGTAACCAACTACAACTCCAAGTTTGTAACTGATGCGACAATAAAAGGCAAAAACGTTTGCAATGGGACAAGTGGGAAAACATCCGCGAGTACAAAAAGCAACCGTATACAGCCAGATTCTGTCGGTTTGTCTCCAAAACCAATCAAGATGACCACTGTAGAAATAAAACCTAGTAAACAATTTGACCACACCGCCATCATCAGATTCGATCAAAGAATTGCACCAGATGAACAGCAGCCCAAAGCAGAGTCTCGCAACTACAATCGTAAAACCACACCCAACGATGACAGTCGCAGTCGCAGCCGCAGTACCAGCAACAGTAGTCGCGCCACCAAGTCTTCTCCTAGTCCAACTAAGGTAGACAGCCGCAACGAGTATCAGTCTCAACACAGTCTCATCACACGCGGCAATAGAAAGCTTTTCTCCGGGCATCCTATCAAAACCAAAGTGGCAAAAGCTGCTACACCCGAGTCACCACATAAAGCATCCGCAGTCAAATCCTCGCAGCGGCTACTGCAGCACCAGACACAGACTGGATCTCAAACCCAGCAACGATCCACGGACACATCCGAGGAAAAGCGCAGCAGCACAGTCACCACCactaccaccaccaccaccacccttCCAATCACAACTTCTTGGCAACAGAtgaaagaaattgaagaaattgatgACTTGGAACTGCTGCAAGCTATG TTGGAAGAAGAAACCAGATACGATCGAAGAAGTAAGATTCGCGCTCAAATTCGGGCAATTCGTCGAGAAATGGAGCTTCGAATGAAGAAATCGCCGTCTAAAAGTCCGTCGCCAGAGAAATGGCTGTCGGCTCAATCTAGTACACCG TTGAGTAACGTACGAGTAGACAAAACGCAGTATGAGACTGCGACGATGGTAGACACCGATCGCAGAGAACGAGCGAAAAAACGCCTGTTCGCAGCGCCGACAACAACCACACCGGCTGATTCCAATTATTCGGCGCAAATGTCGAGCCACGGCACCGTTTCGTTACGTAATTTGACTACAACCGCAACCACTTACGAAAAAAACGCAG acaaTACGAACGCGATAAACAGCGGTACTCGCGCACCGACGAAAACCCATTCGACTACAAAATCGGCGAACGCCGACTCGATTCGCAGCAGCAACAGCGCTTCCACTTCCACTTCCGCTTCCGTTTACTGTTCTCGAACTGCGATGGTGAGAAGCTACGATAAAGATGGAAAAGTATCCGTTTTACAGGAACAAATCGACG GACAAATTGTCGCGAAGAATGGTCGAGAACCGGTAGGCCGTATAACGCACACCAGAATCGGTTACGAAACGGCGGCGAAATCGCGACGCTCTGTCTCACCTACGACTCCGACGCCGACGTCGACGCCGACGCAGCGCCGAATCTCTGGCCAACGAAACTCGAACTCGACCTCGACCGCCAAGGGACTTTCTTCTACGAGTAGTTTAATACGTAAACTATCGAACGAACGTTTCGAAAAAGCTCAACGAAAATTCAACGGAAACTGCGACATGGGCGGCGCCGGCGACGATACGCCGAATAGCAGCCGTCGCGATTCCACTCGTACGACGAACAATGCCATTGCCACCACTATCTACACGGAGCACGGACACCGttcgccaccgccgccgccgccgccgccgaccAAACACCACTACGACCACTATGATGACCACTACGATGCCGATGCTACAGCTGACGTACAAACTCGAAATTACCTCGCTCAGCGAACGCAAAATGCTG GATACAATGAAGAAGCCAATCAAACGACGATAGCCAGCCATACGCATACGCAAACGCATACGCAGCGTAGTAATATCACCTACGAAACGACTtggtcgtcatcgtcatcgtcgtcgttatcGCAGCGACAAGAGTACCGCGGCGACCAAACAAATAGAGAGGAAAACATCGAGAGCGACT CTTACAGGAGCGGACTGGCTGTGAAAGACGGCGTCGCAGATAGCATCGCGGCACTTGACCATCATCAGCAGACGACGTTGGATGAAAGTGGTCGGTACTGCGGGAATGATACCGCAGCCAATCGGCAATCACGCGTAGTACAGACGCAGACGCAGACGCAGACACCGCCATCGCTGATATCATCGACACCAGCAGCCGTATCG CTGAAATCGTACATCGACTACGCGGGTCAACGCTCACGCGACGTCCGCAGCCAAAGTGCGTCGACGGTCGCACACGCAACTGCAACTGCAGTCAAAACATCATCATCTGTAAGCCTGTCACGTAACGCAATGGCAACCACCGACCCTGATTCTGCCACTCAAA CTACGGAACCGGATTCGGCAGAAAGAGTTATtgatacgtcgtcgtcgtcgtcgccgacAACCTTTGAAACTCGCCGCCAACAGACTGAAAGCCGGCTCGCCGCTTCCGCTTCCATCGCATCCAAACAAG ATtacaccaccaccaccaccaccacctcctcctCATCCAGTCACACTGTCGAAAGTAAATGCGCAACCGAAACTAGCACCCGTACACGCACCAGCGCAACCAGTACCACAAATTCCAGCCGTATTCATAAAG CCAACAGTGTAACGTCGCCATTCGCTAAATTTCGACAACTGGACAGGCAGAACTCTTTGCCAAG TTCTGCAAATGCGGCGGCGGCGGCAACGACGACCACCACAACTACACGCACTAGTATATTGAACTTTGCCGATTCAAACCTAACCAGAAGCGCTTCGAGTATCAAAGATCGACTGCTGAACTGGGTCAAAGCTCAAACCAGAGATTATCAG AACGTtcaaatcgataatttttcaacgagcTGGAATAACGGCTTGGCGTTTTGCGCTCTCATTCATCATTTCTGTCCTTACGCTTTCGATTACGATAAACTGACGCCGCAGCAACGAAGATATAATTTCGAATTGGCATTTAGAATTGCAGA ACAAGAAGCGGGTATAGTTCCTCTATTGGACGTTGACGACATGGTCATTATGAAACGACCAGACTGGAAATGCGTTTTCACTTACGTTCAGACCATTTATCAGCGCTTCTACGCCAGCCCCGAAGCGAATGCACTTTGA